In Vulpes lagopus strain Blue_001 chromosome 1, ASM1834538v1, whole genome shotgun sequence, a genomic segment contains:
- the LOC121471723 gene encoding 40S ribosomal protein S24-like produces MVINVLHPKKVTVPKTDSGGKLVKMYKTTPDVIFVFGFRIHFGGGKTTGFGMIYYSLDDVKKNEPKDRLARHGLYEKKKTSRKQ; encoded by the coding sequence ATGGTCATTAATGTTCTTCACCCCAAAAAGGTAACAGTACCTAAGACAGATTCTGGGGGAAAACTAGTCAAAATGTACAAGACCACACCAGATGTCATCTTTGTATTTGGATTCAGGATCCATTTTGGGGGTGGCAAGACAACTGGCTTTGGCATGATTTATTATTCCTTGGATGatgtaaagaaaaatgaacccaaagaTAGACTTGCAAGACATGGCctgtatgaaaagaaaaagacctcaagaaaacagtga